Proteins encoded together in one Mobula hypostoma chromosome 9, sMobHyp1.1, whole genome shotgun sequence window:
- the LOC134352334 gene encoding leucine-rich single-pass membrane protein 1-like produces the protein MKMQNGFKDLTDFDLDGDSKLYVVDSINNLHRTITCDDPYGPILNSEECESAAGNIEASTRGLLSDNEQKKQPETDPATIKSAENVPLGSPSKLKKKLLLAVVILLLLVSFVLAALAIIFIVRMDDQLDYILAKIAAEGKQVKEIKIPVMDHFNFSKESNNSNVTGLFHN, from the exons ATGAAAATGCAGAACGGTTTCAAGGACTTAACAGATTTTGACTTAGATGGAGACAGCAAACTCTATGTGGTTGACTCGATTAATAACTTGCACAGAACAATTACTTGTGATGACCCCTATGGGCCAATTTTAA ATTCAGAGGAGTGTGAGAGCGCTGCTGGAAATATCGAAGCATCCACCAGGGGATTATTGAGTGACAATGAGCAGAAGAAGCAACCCGAAACTG ATCCTGCAACAATTAAATCCGCAGAAAacgttcctctgggttctccctcaAAGCTAAAGAAAAAATTACTACTTGCAGTAGTAATATTGTTGCTGCTGGTGAGCTTCGTACTTGCTGCTCTCGCTATCATTTTTATCG TGAGGATGGATGACCAGCTTGATTACATTCTGGCAAAGATAGCAGCAGAAGGGAAACAGGTTAAAGAAATCAAGATTCCTGTGATGGATCACTTCAATTTCTCGAAAGAATCAAACAATAGCAATGTAACTGGACTATTTCACAATTAA